The Sceloporus undulatus isolate JIND9_A2432 ecotype Alabama unplaced genomic scaffold, SceUnd_v1.1 scaffold_372, whole genome shotgun sequence DNA segment aaacatgtATATGTTATTATAGATTTTGCTTAGCTAAAAACATAATAGTATGCTTATAAATAAATCAAtcatatattaattaaaaataattttaaaatgttcccaaCATATTATTTAATACTTTTAGGGATGAATTATTTATCATGAGGTAAGCCCCTAACTCCAGATACAGAAATGGAGTGAAAGCTACAAGTTTGACGCTCTTGAATGTAGCTGCTTTCAACGCACAAGTGTAATTTATTTTCAGAAAAGATACTGAAGTgtatagctatctatctatctatctatctatctatctatctatctatctatgtagcgagagagagagagagagcgctattACCACAGCAAGTAAAGCAAGGAAAGTGGAATGTAACTATATATGTAACTATAGAAATGACGGGAAAGGTAAGTATTTATCCCCTTTCTCTTGCTACCGAAGGCAAACTGTAGCGCATGCGCATTAATAACATACAGCGCCACCTATAGTTCCTGTTACGTGTTGAAGGGAGGCAATAGAGACGGAAGCCACTACTGGGGCCATAGCACGTGCGGaggaaacttttttgtttttgcaaaggaAACATTGTCCCCAGTACAGTACTTTTATATTTCATGTTACATGTTACTACATCATTTGTATTAGTACTTTTCTGGATTACCTGCTGTTTTGATATTAATATTAGAGAAAGGAAATTTAATATCCTTGTGAGGATCattttaagtatttatttttGCTGCATCACTGttaaagtttttttggggggaaggagtaGCTTCCCATTTAGTAAAGCAGCAATATTTTCATAATTACTGCTGCAAAAATGCCAAGACAATGGTGTCTGTGGACTGATGAAGAGGTGAACCTTCTTTTCCAATTAATGGAACAAACTGATGGCCTGGAAGTTATAATGGGGTCATCTTCTTTGCCCAATAGGGCTATTTATAGAAGAATTTCCAAGAAGATGTGCAGTAGGGGATATAATAAAACTACTACTCAGGTATCTTCAAAAGTAAAGGTAATGAGAACAAGTTTCTACAGGGCAATGGCCCTACATGGAGAAtctcctgaagaacaccaaaaacCTTCTTACTTTGAAGAAATGTGGCATCTGTGGATGATGGCCGGAGCCCCATCACAAGACCTTTTTGCAGTAGCAGGTaagttattatatttataaaagcaatcaataaataataataacaattttattattaACCATATAAAGAACCAATTATTGTTATATTACAAATGTTTCCAGCTCGCCGTGGGAGACGCGCAAGAAGACCCATGCAAGGGTTTCCATGCCAGCAACATGTCAGTCCTCCTCATCCGCAGGaaggtaattttaattttttatacaaTGAAGATGTTTagattgtgtgtgtgaatgtatctataaacatatataaacatagatagatagatagatagatagatagatagatagatagatagatagatagataaatgtgattccatatattttaatattatatatatatatatatatatatatatatatatattcatatataaacagtTATATGTGGATATTGATATacacatgaaaatgaaaaaaaccaTTAAATTATAGTAAAATGAGCTCTATAATTATTATGTTCTATTAAAATTAAGAATAgaatatatataaatagatagatagatagattgatggATTGATACATATAGAGACAGggaaatttacacacacacacatatatatacgtAGATACATATAAACATGTGTAAATGCATGATATGATGTTATATTTTTCAGGTGAGGTTGAAGAAGATGAACCTGCTGACTGCTCTGTGTCTGCATCAAGTAATCCCAGGTTCCCATTGGCCCTCGTTCCATATTCTGGGGAGTCGGATTCTTCCCTTACTGGCCAAACAGCTTTATCACCAGAACATGTACCAGAGCCATCATTATCTTCATCTGATGCAGCAGCACCATCACCAGTATCACTGGATATATTCCCAGAAGGTCCAGGTACAGCTGGTGCTGCACATCATCGTATTCCCTTGGATGACCGTGTTGCCCGACTGGAGGAACATTTACATTCTTTAGATGCTCGTGTATCACAGCTAGAGGTCGAGAAAAGACAGCAGGAGGCCAAGAACATACAGCTTGAGGCCGAGAATAGACAGCTGAAGGAAGATCTGAAGGGAGGTAGGTATAATTGTGGTGTTCATCatatatttttgattttatttatatatacacacacacacacatacatacatacatatgtacacacataaaattatttatgttAAATTTACATAGATTTAAACTTATCTATGTTGTTCCAATATGCAGCAGACAGGCGTTTGGATGCCATGGCAGGAACCATCACGCGGGCCCACTTACGCATGGACTATCAAAGCATGTGGcttaattattttataatgtgGCGTGATCCTCCGCGTGTTCCACCTCCTCTTGGTTTTCCTCCGGACTCTCCACCACACCACTGTAACGAGGATGAGAGCGCAACACAACCAGAGTAATTTCTCCCCAATTACAGAGCATAATAATTATGataatgtttcctttctttttaaagttatgcTGTGAAGCAACAGCAAAATCATGTATGTTTTTTACATGCAACAGCATATTTTATGTTTAGATACAGGACTAATTTTATAGTTAGGTGTGTCTGTATGAAAGCTGTGATGTAACAGCTTATATGTTATATATCCC contains these protein-coding regions:
- the LOC121917720 gene encoding uncharacterized protein LOC121917720, whose product is MPRQWCLWTDEEVNLLFQLMEQTDGLEVIMGSSSLPNRAIYRRISKKMCSRGYNKTTTQVSSKVKVMRTSFYRAMALHGESPEEHQKPSYFEEMWHLWMMAGAPSQDLFAVAARRGRRARRPMQGFPCQQHVSPPHPQEGEVEEDEPADCSVSASSNPRFPLALVPYSGESDSSLTGQTALSPEHVPEPSLSSSDAAAPSPVSLDIFPEGPGTAGAAHHRIPLDDRVARLEEHLHSLDARVSQLEVEKRQQEAKNIQLEAENRQLKEDLKGADRRLDAMAGTITRAHLRMDYQSMWLNYFIMWRDPPRVPPPLGFPPDSPPHHCNEDESATQPDVHSCLT